One Streptomyces sp. P9-A2 DNA window includes the following coding sequences:
- the thrC gene encoding threonine synthase, protein MTHQWRGIIEEYRDRLPVSDTTPVVTLREGGTPLVPAQVLSERTGCEVHLKVEGANPTGSFKDRGMTMAISKAKEEGAQAVICASTGNTSASAAAYGVRAGMVSAVLVPQGKIALGKMGQALVHGAKILQVDGNFDDCLTLARALSDNYPVALVNSVNPVRIEGQKTAAFEIVDMLGDAPDIHVLPVGNAGNITAYWKGYREYAADGIATRTPRMWGFQASGSAPIVRGEVVKDPATIATAIRIGNPASWQYALAARDESGGLIDEVTDREILRAYRLLASQEGVFVEPASAASVAGLLKAAEQGKVDPGQKIVCTVTGNGLKDPDWAVAGAPQPVTVPVDAATAAERLGLV, encoded by the coding sequence ATGACCCACCAGTGGCGCGGAATCATCGAGGAGTACCGGGACCGGCTGCCGGTCTCCGACACCACGCCGGTCGTGACGCTCCGCGAGGGCGGTACGCCGCTCGTGCCGGCGCAGGTGCTCTCCGAGCGCACGGGCTGCGAGGTCCACCTCAAGGTCGAGGGCGCGAACCCGACCGGGTCCTTCAAGGACCGGGGCATGACCATGGCCATCTCCAAGGCCAAGGAGGAGGGCGCGCAGGCCGTCATCTGCGCCTCCACAGGCAACACCTCCGCCTCCGCCGCCGCCTACGGAGTGCGCGCCGGAATGGTCTCCGCGGTGCTCGTGCCGCAGGGCAAGATCGCCCTGGGCAAGATGGGCCAGGCCCTGGTGCACGGCGCGAAGATCCTCCAGGTCGACGGCAACTTCGACGACTGCCTCACCCTCGCCCGCGCGCTCAGCGACAACTACCCCGTGGCGCTGGTCAATTCGGTGAACCCGGTGCGTATCGAGGGGCAGAAGACGGCCGCCTTCGAGATCGTGGACATGCTGGGCGACGCCCCCGACATCCACGTCCTGCCGGTGGGCAACGCGGGCAACATCACCGCCTACTGGAAGGGCTACCGGGAGTACGCCGCCGACGGCATCGCCACCCGGACCCCCCGGATGTGGGGCTTCCAGGCGTCCGGCAGTGCCCCGATCGTGCGCGGCGAGGTCGTCAAGGACCCGGCGACGATCGCCACCGCCATCCGGATCGGCAACCCCGCCTCGTGGCAGTACGCGCTTGCCGCGCGGGACGAGTCCGGCGGCCTCATCGACGAGGTGACGGACCGTGAGATCCTGCGCGCCTACCGGCTGTTGGCCTCGCAGGAGGGCGTCTTCGTCGAGCCGGCGTCCGCCGCGTCGGTCGCCGGTCTGCTGAAGGCCGCCGAGCAGGGCAAGGTGGACCCGGGGCAGAAGATCGTGTGCACCGTCACCGGCAACGGTCTGAAGGACCCGGACTGGGCCGTCGCCGGCGCGCCGCAGCCGGTCACCGTCCCCGTGGACGCCGCGACGGCCGCCGAGCGGCTCGGACTGGTCTGA
- the thrB gene encoding homoserine kinase, whose protein sequence is MAGPAFRAAAVRVRVPATSANLGPGFDALGLALGLYDDVVVRVADTGLHIDIAGEGGETLPRDENHLLVRSLRTTFDLLGGQPRGLEIVCANRIPHGRGLGSSSAAICAGIVAARAVTIGAEARLDDTALLELATEIEGHPDNVAACLLGGFTLSWMESGAARAIRMEPAESVVPVVFVPGKPVLTETARGLLPRTVPHVDAAANAGRAALLVEALTRRPELLLPATEDRLHQDYRAPAMPESAALVERLRADGVPAVISGAGPTVMALADADTADKVEALAGNDWAANRLSLDLQGASVLPLAT, encoded by the coding sequence ATGGCCGGTCCCGCTTTCCGCGCTGCCGCCGTCCGGGTGCGCGTCCCCGCCACCAGCGCCAATCTCGGTCCGGGCTTCGACGCCCTCGGCCTCGCGCTGGGCCTGTACGACGACGTCGTCGTCCGGGTGGCCGACACCGGGCTGCACATCGACATCGCCGGCGAGGGCGGTGAAACCCTCCCCCGTGACGAGAACCATCTGCTCGTACGCTCCCTGCGCACCACCTTCGACCTGCTCGGCGGACAGCCGCGCGGCCTGGAGATCGTCTGCGCCAACCGCATTCCGCACGGCCGGGGCCTGGGCTCCTCCTCCGCCGCCATCTGCGCCGGAATCGTCGCCGCCCGCGCCGTGACCATAGGCGCCGAGGCCAGGCTCGACGACACCGCGCTGCTCGAACTCGCCACCGAGATCGAGGGCCACCCCGACAACGTCGCAGCCTGTCTGCTGGGCGGCTTCACCCTCTCCTGGATGGAGAGCGGCGCGGCCCGCGCGATCAGGATGGAGCCCGCCGAGTCCGTCGTGCCGGTGGTGTTCGTCCCCGGGAAACCCGTCCTCACCGAGACCGCGCGCGGTCTGCTGCCGCGCACCGTGCCGCATGTCGACGCCGCCGCCAACGCGGGTCGTGCCGCCCTGCTCGTAGAGGCTCTGACCAGGCGTCCCGAGCTGCTGCTGCCCGCCACCGAGGACCGTCTGCACCAGGATTACCGCGCCCCCGCCATGCCCGAGAGCGCGGCGCTGGTCGAGCGACTGCGCGCGGACGGCGTCCCCGCGGTGATCTCCGGCGCCGGACCCACCGTCATGGCACTGGCCGACGCGGACACCGCCGACAAGGTCGAAGCGCTGGCCGGCAACGACTGGGCCGCCAACCGGCTCAGCCTCGATCTGCAGGGAGCGAGCGTGCTTCCGCTCGCCACCTGA
- the rho gene encoding transcription termination factor Rho, translating to MSDTTDLMGARVEETAAAPATDASAPASGAGSRRRRGTGLEGMVLAELQQVASGLGIRGTARMRKSQLIEVIKEAQASGGSAAPKSEAPAEAAESKPKRRATSRTRTGDTAEKKSAVEAPAEQATAQQQIDIPGQPSPKASAPAEQAPAEQAPAEQAPAARRRRVTADAGAPVAAAEQAPVEAKSDAKAEGQAQSQQSPAQGDARSDNDGGDGRRRDRRDRGRDRNDRSDRGDRNDRGDRGDRSDRGDRRGKGDDQQQNQHQSGGQSGGQSQQQSGGQGRPQSQQQGGGRQQDDGYDDDGSGRRGRRGRYRDRRGRRGRDDMASEPQITEDDVLIPVAGILDILDNYAFIRTSGYLPGPNDVYVSLAQVRKSGLRKGDHLTGAVRQPKDGERREKFNALVRLDSVNGMAPEHGRGRPEFNKLTPLYPQDRLRLETDPGVLTTRIIDLVSPIGKGQRGLIVAPPKTGKTMIMQAVANAITHNNPECHLMVVLVDERPEEVTDMQRSVKGEVISSTFDRPAEDHTTVAELAIERAKRLVELGHDVVVLLDSITRLGRAYNLAAPASGRILSGGVDSTALYPPKRFFGAARNIEDGGSLTILATALVDTGSRMDEVIFEEFKGTGNMELKLDRKLADKRIFPAVDVDASGTRKEEILLGSDELAITWKLRRVLHALDSQQAIELLLDKMKKTQSNAEFLLQIQKTSPTPGNGD from the coding sequence GTGAGCGACACCACCGATCTGATGGGCGCACGTGTCGAGGAGACCGCTGCCGCGCCCGCCACGGACGCCTCCGCGCCTGCCAGCGGTGCCGGCTCCCGGCGGCGCCGGGGCACCGGCCTCGAGGGCATGGTGCTGGCCGAGCTGCAGCAGGTCGCATCCGGCCTCGGCATCAGGGGCACCGCGCGTATGCGTAAGAGCCAGCTGATCGAGGTCATCAAGGAGGCCCAGGCCTCGGGCGGCTCCGCCGCGCCGAAGAGCGAGGCCCCGGCCGAGGCGGCGGAGAGCAAGCCCAAGCGTCGCGCCACCTCCCGGACCCGTACGGGTGACACCGCCGAGAAGAAGTCCGCCGTCGAGGCTCCCGCCGAACAGGCCACCGCCCAGCAGCAGATCGACATTCCCGGCCAGCCCTCCCCGAAGGCCTCCGCCCCGGCCGAACAGGCCCCCGCCGAGCAGGCTCCGGCCGAGCAGGCCCCCGCCGCGCGTCGCCGCCGAGTCACCGCGGACGCGGGCGCTCCGGTCGCCGCGGCCGAGCAGGCCCCCGTCGAGGCGAAGAGCGACGCGAAGGCCGAGGGCCAGGCGCAGTCGCAGCAGTCCCCGGCGCAGGGCGACGCCAGGTCCGACAACGACGGCGGTGACGGCCGCCGCCGCGACCGCCGTGACCGCGGCCGTGACCGCAACGACCGTAGTGACCGCGGGGACCGCAACGACCGTGGTGACCGCGGCGATCGGAGCGACCGCGGGGACCGTCGCGGCAAGGGCGACGACCAGCAGCAGAACCAGCACCAGAGCGGCGGCCAGAGCGGCGGCCAGAGCCAGCAGCAGAGCGGCGGCCAGGGCCGTCCGCAGAGCCAGCAGCAGGGCGGCGGCCGTCAGCAGGACGACGGCTACGACGACGACGGAAGCGGCCGTCGCGGCCGGCGCGGCCGCTACCGCGACCGTCGCGGCCGCCGAGGCCGCGACGACATGGCCTCCGAGCCGCAGATCACCGAGGACGACGTCCTGATCCCGGTCGCGGGCATCCTCGACATCCTCGACAACTACGCGTTCATCCGGACCTCCGGCTACCTGCCCGGCCCGAACGACGTGTACGTCTCCCTCGCCCAGGTCCGCAAGAGCGGCCTGCGCAAGGGCGATCACCTCACCGGTGCGGTGCGCCAGCCGAAGGACGGCGAGCGGCGCGAGAAGTTCAACGCGCTGGTCCGCCTCGACTCCGTCAACGGCATGGCGCCCGAACACGGCCGCGGCCGCCCGGAGTTCAACAAGCTCACCCCGCTGTACCCGCAGGACCGCCTCCGTCTGGAGACCGACCCCGGTGTCCTCACCACGCGGATCATCGACCTCGTGTCGCCGATCGGCAAGGGACAGCGCGGTCTGATCGTGGCCCCGCCGAAGACCGGCAAGACCATGATCATGCAGGCGGTCGCCAACGCGATCACGCACAACAACCCCGAGTGCCACCTGATGGTCGTCCTCGTCGACGAGCGTCCGGAAGAGGTCACCGACATGCAGCGGTCGGTGAAGGGCGAGGTCATCTCCTCGACCTTCGACCGCCCGGCCGAGGACCACACCACGGTCGCCGAGCTCGCCATCGAGCGTGCCAAGCGCCTGGTGGAGCTGGGCCACGACGTCGTCGTGCTGCTCGACTCGATCACGCGTCTGGGCCGTGCGTACAACCTCGCCGCCCCGGCCTCCGGCCGCATCCTGTCCGGTGGTGTCGACTCGACGGCGCTGTACCCGCCGAAGCGCTTCTTCGGTGCGGCCCGCAACATCGAGGACGGCGGTTCGCTGACCATCCTCGCCACCGCCCTGGTGGACACCGGGTCCCGCATGGACGAGGTGATCTTCGAGGAGTTCAAGGGCACCGGCAACATGGAGCTCAAGCTCGACCGGAAGCTCGCCGACAAGCGCATCTTCCCCGCGGTGGACGTCGACGCGTCCGGCACCCGCAAGGAGGAGATCCTGCTCGGCAGCGACGAGCTGGCCATCACCTGGAAGCTCCGCCGGGTGCTGCACGCGCTCGACTCGCAGCAGGCGATCGAGCTGCTTCTCGACAAGATGAAGAAGACGCAGTCGAACGCCGAGTTCCTGCTGCAGATCCAGAAGACGTCGCCGACGCCGGGCAACGGCGACTGA
- a CDS encoding LCP family protein — MSAESTRRTDRPPAGDGRRRWRRGMKAVAWTAAALVVLGGAGLGYVYVTFNGNLRSVDIDRILGSDRPGKADDGSENILVLGSDTRSGGNRELGGGTDDGTARSDTAMIVHVHEGRDEASVVSVPRDTLVDRPRCTGTEGGTRPAANGVMFNSAYTTGGAACAVKTVESMTGLRMDHYLEVDFSGFRELVDELGGVEITTTEDIDDPDSHLELAAGTHRLDGAQALGLVRTRHGIGDGSDLGRIRLQQAFVRALVQQVGDIGLLTDPKKLYDITDTATRALTTDSGLGSVNSLMAFAGGLRDIGPAGLHMVTMPVRYDPADPNRVVPETEKARLVWDALRNDEPIPGAAADRTATGEAKDVVSTL, encoded by the coding sequence ATGTCTGCCGAGAGCACACGCCGGACCGACCGTCCCCCGGCCGGGGACGGCCGTCGGAGGTGGCGGCGGGGCATGAAGGCCGTGGCCTGGACCGCGGCCGCCCTCGTCGTCCTCGGCGGTGCCGGCCTCGGATACGTGTACGTCACGTTCAACGGCAACCTCAGGAGCGTCGACATCGACCGGATACTCGGCTCCGACCGGCCCGGGAAGGCCGACGACGGCTCCGAGAACATCCTCGTGCTCGGCTCCGACACCCGCTCCGGCGGCAACAGGGAGCTCGGCGGCGGCACCGACGACGGCACGGCCCGCTCCGACACCGCGATGATCGTGCACGTCCACGAGGGACGGGACGAGGCCTCCGTGGTGTCCGTCCCGCGTGACACCCTCGTCGACCGCCCCCGATGCACCGGCACCGAGGGCGGCACCCGCCCCGCCGCGAACGGCGTGATGTTCAACTCCGCGTACACCACGGGCGGGGCCGCCTGCGCCGTGAAGACCGTCGAGTCGATGACCGGCCTGCGCATGGACCACTACCTGGAGGTCGACTTCAGCGGCTTCCGGGAGCTCGTCGACGAGCTGGGCGGCGTCGAGATCACCACCACCGAGGACATCGACGACCCCGACAGCCACCTGGAACTCGCCGCCGGAACCCATCGGCTCGACGGCGCGCAGGCCCTCGGCCTGGTCCGTACCCGGCACGGCATCGGCGACGGCTCCGACCTCGGCCGCATCCGGCTCCAGCAGGCCTTCGTCAGGGCCCTGGTCCAGCAGGTGGGCGACATCGGCCTCCTCACCGACCCCAAGAAGCTCTACGACATCACCGACACGGCCACCAGGGCCCTCACCACCGACTCCGGCCTGGGCTCGGTGAACTCCCTGATGGCCTTCGCGGGCGGCCTGAGGGACATCGGCCCCGCCGGCCTGCACATGGTGACCATGCCGGTGCGGTACGACCCCGCCGACCCCAACCGCGTCGTTCCCGAGACGGAGAAGGCGCGGCTGGTCTGGGACGCCCTGAGGAACGACGAGCCGATCCCGGGTGCGGCCGCGGACCGCACGGCCACCGGCGAGGCCAAGGACGTCGTCAGCACCCTGTGA
- the rpmE gene encoding 50S ribosomal protein L31 yields MKRDIHPAYVETQVSCTCGASFTTRSTIESGTVRAEVCSECHPFYTGKQKILDTGGRVARFEARFGKAPGSKK; encoded by the coding sequence TTGAAGCGCGACATCCACCCCGCGTACGTCGAGACGCAGGTCAGCTGCACCTGCGGCGCGTCGTTCACCACCCGCAGCACCATCGAGTCCGGCACCGTCCGGGCCGAGGTCTGCTCCGAGTGCCACCCGTTCTACACGGGCAAGCAGAAGATCCTCGACACCGGTGGCCGTGTGGCCCGCTTCGAGGCCCGCTTCGGCAAGGCTCCCGGCTCCAAGAAGTAG
- the prfA gene encoding peptide chain release factor 1: MFEAVEELVTEHADLETKLADPSVHADQANARRLNKRYAELTPIVTTYRSYKRTGDDIEAARELAADDPDFAAELKDLEKQREELTGKLRLLLVPRDPNDDKDVILEVKAGAGGDESALFAGDLLRMYLRYAERVGWKTEIIDATESELGGYKDVQVAVKTKGGQGATEPGQGVWARLKYEGGVHRVQRVPTTESQGRIHTSAAGVLVTPEAEEVDVEINPNDLRIDVYRSSGPGGQSVNTTDSAVRITHLPTGVVASCQNEKSQLQNKEQALRILRSRLLAAAQEEAEREAADVRRSQVRTVDRSEKIRTYNFPENRISDHRVGFKAYNLDQVLDGDLDAMIQACVDADSAAKLAAA; the protein is encoded by the coding sequence ATGTTCGAGGCCGTCGAGGAACTCGTCACCGAGCACGCCGACCTGGAGACGAAGCTCGCCGACCCGTCGGTTCACGCCGACCAGGCCAACGCGCGCAGGCTGAACAAGCGGTACGCGGAACTCACCCCGATCGTCACCACGTACCGCTCCTACAAGCGGACGGGTGACGACATCGAGGCCGCGCGTGAACTGGCCGCCGACGACCCGGACTTCGCCGCCGAGCTCAAGGACCTGGAGAAGCAGCGCGAGGAGCTCACCGGCAAGCTCCGCCTGCTGCTGGTCCCGCGCGACCCCAACGACGACAAGGACGTCATCCTCGAGGTCAAGGCGGGTGCGGGCGGCGACGAGTCCGCCCTGTTCGCCGGCGACCTGCTGCGCATGTACCTGCGGTACGCCGAGCGCGTGGGCTGGAAGACCGAGATCATCGACGCCACCGAGTCCGAGCTGGGCGGCTACAAGGACGTCCAGGTCGCCGTGAAGACCAAGGGCGGCCAGGGCGCCACCGAGCCCGGCCAGGGCGTGTGGGCCCGGCTGAAGTACGAGGGCGGGGTGCACCGCGTGCAGCGGGTGCCGACCACCGAGTCGCAGGGCCGTATCCACACCTCCGCGGCGGGTGTCCTGGTGACGCCCGAGGCGGAGGAGGTCGACGTCGAGATCAACCCGAACGACCTGCGGATCGACGTCTACCGCTCCTCCGGCCCCGGCGGGCAGTCCGTCAACACCACCGACTCCGCCGTGCGCATCACGCACCTCCCGACCGGAGTCGTCGCCTCCTGCCAGAACGAGAAGAGCCAGCTGCAGAACAAGGAGCAGGCGCTGCGTATCCTGCGCTCCAGGCTGCTCGCTGCGGCGCAGGAAGAGGCGGAGAGGGAGGCCGCGGACGTCCGGCGCAGCCAGGTCCGCACCGTCGACCGCTCCGAGAAGATCCGCACCTACAACTTCCCGGAGAACCGCATCTCGGACCACCGCGTCGGGTTCAAGGCGTACAACCTGGACCAGGTCCTGGACGGCGACCTGGACGCGATGATCCAGGCCTGTGTCGACGCGGACTCGGCCGCCAAACTCGCCGCAGCATGA
- the prmC gene encoding peptide chain release factor N(5)-glutamine methyltransferase, which translates to MSVQQHSGGRPPSPRSVLLAEVAQATQRLADAGVPSPRTDAEELAAFVHGVKRGALHTVRDTDFDARYWEVVARREAREPLQHITGHAYFRYLELQVGPGVFVPRPETESVVGWAIDAVRAMDVVEPCVVDLCTGSGAIALALAQEVPRSRVHAVELSEDALVWTRKNMEGSRVELRQGDALTAFPDLDGQVDLVISNPPYIPLTEWEYVAPEARDHDPELALFSGEDGLQLIRGLERTAHRLLRPGGVVVVEHADTQGGQVPWIFAEDRGWTDAADHPDLNNRPRFATARKAVP; encoded by the coding sequence ATGAGCGTGCAGCAACATAGTGGGGGGCGACCCCCGAGCCCCCGCAGCGTGCTGCTCGCGGAGGTGGCCCAGGCCACCCAGCGGCTCGCCGACGCCGGTGTGCCCTCGCCGCGCACCGACGCGGAGGAACTCGCCGCGTTCGTGCACGGCGTCAAGCGCGGCGCACTGCACACGGTGCGGGACACCGACTTCGACGCCCGCTACTGGGAGGTCGTCGCCCGCCGCGAGGCACGCGAACCGCTCCAGCACATCACCGGGCACGCCTACTTCCGCTACCTCGAACTCCAGGTGGGACCCGGGGTGTTCGTGCCGCGCCCGGAGACCGAGTCGGTCGTCGGCTGGGCCATAGACGCGGTACGGGCCATGGACGTCGTCGAGCCGTGCGTCGTCGACCTGTGCACCGGCTCGGGCGCCATCGCGCTCGCCCTCGCGCAGGAGGTGCCGCGCTCGCGCGTGCACGCCGTGGAGCTGTCCGAGGACGCCCTCGTGTGGACCCGCAAGAACATGGAGGGCTCACGCGTCGAGCTGCGCCAGGGTGACGCCCTGACGGCCTTCCCGGACCTCGACGGCCAGGTCGACCTGGTGATCTCCAACCCGCCGTACATCCCGCTCACCGAATGGGAGTACGTCGCCCCCGAGGCGCGCGACCACGACCCCGAGCTGGCCCTGTTCTCCGGCGAGGACGGCCTCCAGCTCATCCGGGGCCTGGAACGCACCGCACACCGCCTGCTGCGCCCCGGCGGTGTGGTCGTCGTCGAGCACGCCGACACCCAGGGCGGCCAGGTGCCGTGGATCTTCGCCGAGGACCGCGGCTGGACCGACGCCGCCGACCACCCCGACCTGAACAACCGGCCCCGGTTCGCCACCGCCCGCAAGGCGGTGCCGTGA
- a CDS encoding L-threonylcarbamoyladenylate synthase → MARRYDTNDATDRATGLREAASAVRRGELVVLPTDTVYGIGADAFTGEAVADLLEAKGRGRGMPTPVLIGSPNTLHGLVTDFSEQAWELVDAFWPGALTLVARHQPSLQWDLGDTRGTVAVRMPLHPVAIELLTEVGPMAVSSANLTGHPAPENCDAAQEMLGDSVSVYLDGGPTPGIVPSSIVDVTRPVPVLLREGALSPEELRKVVPDLEVAN, encoded by the coding sequence ATGGCTCGGCGATACGACACCAACGACGCGACCGATCGCGCGACCGGTCTGCGTGAAGCCGCGTCCGCCGTCCGCCGTGGCGAACTCGTGGTGCTGCCGACGGACACCGTCTACGGCATCGGCGCCGACGCGTTCACCGGCGAGGCCGTCGCCGACCTCCTGGAGGCCAAGGGGCGCGGCCGCGGCATGCCCACTCCCGTGCTCATCGGCTCCCCGAACACCCTGCACGGCCTCGTCACGGACTTCTCCGAGCAGGCCTGGGAACTGGTCGACGCGTTCTGGCCGGGCGCGCTGACCCTGGTCGCCCGGCACCAGCCGTCCCTCCAGTGGGACCTCGGCGACACCCGCGGCACGGTCGCCGTACGGATGCCGCTGCACCCGGTCGCCATCGAGCTGCTCACCGAGGTCGGCCCGATGGCCGTCTCCTCGGCCAACCTGACGGGCCACCCCGCGCCGGAGAACTGCGACGCGGCGCAGGAGATGCTCGGCGACTCCGTCTCCGTCTACCTCGACGGCGGCCCCACCCCGGGCATCGTCCCCTCGTCGATCGTCGACGTCACGCGCCCCGTGCCCGTGCTGCTGCGCGAAGGCGCCCTCTCGCCGGAGGAGCTGCGCAAAGTGGTACCCGACCTCGAGGTGGCGAATTGA
- a CDS encoding arsenate reductase/protein-tyrosine-phosphatase family protein yields MTAPESGRGIGNGERSAEETTTFGFPRDTFRILHVSTGNVCRSPITERLTRHFVSQRLGILGGGLIVESAGTWGHEGAPMESHAETVLADFGADTSGFVGRELLDDHVIRADLVLTATRDHRAQVISMGHSAGLRTFTLKEFTRLVNAIDPATLPPLDEGLVMRARALVRAAAALRGWLLAPTAEADEVYDPYGAPLPFFRSIGDEIHQALDPVVTALTGVPTRA; encoded by the coding sequence TTGACGGCCCCCGAGTCGGGGCGTGGCATAGGCAACGGGGAACGCAGCGCGGAGGAGACGACCACCTTCGGCTTTCCGCGCGACACCTTCCGCATCCTCCACGTCAGCACCGGAAACGTCTGCCGCTCGCCCATCACCGAGCGGCTGACCCGGCATTTCGTGAGCCAGCGGCTGGGCATCCTGGGCGGCGGGCTGATCGTGGAGAGCGCGGGCACCTGGGGTCACGAGGGCGCGCCGATGGAGTCCCACGCGGAGACGGTACTGGCCGACTTCGGCGCGGACACCTCCGGCTTCGTCGGCCGTGAACTGCTGGACGATCACGTGATCCGCGCCGACCTGGTGCTGACCGCGACCCGCGACCACCGCGCCCAGGTCATCTCCATGGGCCACTCGGCGGGCCTGCGCACCTTCACGCTGAAGGAGTTCACCCGCCTGGTGAACGCGATCGACCCGGCGACCCTGCCCCCGCTGGACGAGGGCCTGGTCATGCGCGCCCGTGCCCTGGTCCGTGCCGCCGCCGCACTGCGCGGGTGGCTGCTGGCCCCGACCGCCGAGGCGGACGAGGTCTACGACCCGTACGGGGCGCCCCTGCCGTTCTTCCGCTCCATCGGCGACGAGATACATCAGGCCCTGGACCCGGTCGTCACCGCCCTCACGGGCGTCCCCACCCGCGCCTGA
- the glyA gene encoding serine hydroxymethyltransferase: MTVTHALEGESGVLRRQDPELAGILHAERERQATTLQLIAAENFTSPAVLAALGSPLANKYAEGYPGARHHGGCEIVDVAECLAVERAKALFGADHANVQTHSGSSAVLAAYAALLRPGDTVLALGLAHGGHLTHGSPANFSGRWFDFVGYGVDAETGLIDHAQVRTLARTHRPKAIVCGSIAYPRHVDHAFFREVADEVGAYLIADAAHPIGLVAGGAAPSPVPYADIVCATTHKVLRGPRGGMILCGAELAGRVDRAVFPFTQGGAQMHTVAAKAVAFGEAATPAFAAYAHQVVANARVLAKGLADEGLVVTTDGTDTHLITADPAPLGVAGRDARGRLAAAGLVLDCCVLPHADARGLRLGTAAVTTQGMREPEMTLIAGLLASVLRGGTDPARARADVRELTAAFPPYPYPG, from the coding sequence ATGACGGTCACCCATGCCCTCGAGGGCGAGTCCGGAGTTCTGCGTCGGCAGGACCCCGAACTCGCCGGGATCCTGCACGCCGAGCGTGAGCGGCAGGCGACCACACTCCAGCTGATCGCCGCCGAGAACTTCACCTCGCCCGCGGTGCTGGCCGCCCTCGGCTCACCGCTCGCCAACAAGTACGCCGAGGGATACCCGGGTGCCCGGCACCACGGCGGCTGCGAGATCGTCGACGTGGCCGAATGCCTCGCCGTCGAGCGGGCCAAGGCACTCTTCGGCGCCGACCACGCCAACGTCCAGACACACTCCGGATCGTCGGCCGTGCTGGCCGCCTATGCCGCCCTGCTGCGCCCCGGGGACACCGTCCTGGCCCTCGGCCTGGCCCACGGCGGCCACCTCACCCACGGCTCGCCCGCGAACTTCTCCGGCCGCTGGTTCGACTTCGTCGGCTACGGCGTGGACGCCGAGACCGGTCTGATCGACCACGCACAGGTCCGTACCCTCGCCCGTACCCACCGCCCCAAGGCGATCGTCTGCGGCTCCATCGCCTACCCCCGCCACGTCGACCACGCCTTCTTCCGCGAGGTCGCCGACGAGGTGGGCGCCTACCTCATCGCGGACGCCGCGCACCCCATCGGCCTCGTCGCCGGGGGAGCCGCCCCCAGCCCGGTCCCGTACGCGGACATCGTCTGCGCGACCACGCACAAGGTGCTGCGCGGGCCGCGCGGCGGCATGATCCTGTGCGGTGCGGAACTGGCCGGACGGGTCGACCGCGCGGTCTTCCCCTTCACCCAGGGCGGGGCCCAGATGCACACCGTCGCCGCCAAGGCGGTCGCCTTCGGAGAGGCGGCGACCCCGGCCTTCGCCGCGTACGCCCACCAGGTGGTCGCCAACGCGCGGGTCCTCGCCAAGGGCCTGGCCGACGAGGGACTGGTCGTCACCACCGACGGCACGGACACCCACCTGATCACCGCCGACCCCGCCCCGCTCGGCGTCGCCGGACGCGACGCCCGCGGCCGGCTCGCGGCGGCCGGCCTGGTCCTGGACTGCTGCGTCCTGCCGCACGCCGACGCCCGCGGACTGCGCCTGGGCACCGCGGCGGTGACCACGCAGGGCATGAGGGAGCCGGAGATGACACTGATCGCCGGGCTGCTGGCGAGCGTTCTGCGGGGCGGCACCGATCCGGCACGGGCCCGCGCGGACGTCCGCGAACTGACCGCGGCCTTTCCGCCCTATCCGTATCCCGGCTGA